AGAGCCCGCCACAGATCCGCTGGCTCCGTTTCAAGCGCTGCTCGATACCGCGTTGCAGCTCGATAGCGAAACCGTCGTTGAGCCACATGTGGCAACGCCGGTGCCGATGGACGAAGCACAACCGGCTGATCCAGAGCTGCAGGCGCTGACCATTGCGCTCGACGACTTCGACGTGCCGGCCCAGGAAACCCCGGCGCCCAGCCTGAGCTGGGACGAAGTGGTACCTGCAGTCGAGGCGAAAGCCGAAGCGCTGTCGGTTTCACTTGACGACGTGCAGTCGGCGCCGCTGCCGGCAGAAGCAGAAGCGGCTGAATCGTTCAGCATCGAACTCGATGCCACCGAGCCCGTTGTTGAAGCCGTCGAGCCGGAACCGGCCCCATCGTTCGACAGCATTGCCCCGCCCGAGGCAGAGGCTGACGCATTGCTGGTCAGCCTGGATGAAGAACTCGAGGTGGCCGAGCCCGCGCCGGCCAGCCTCGACAACATTGCCGAGCTGGCTGCCGCGCTGGAAACCGAATTCCGGACCGAGCCATCGCGCGATGACGTGCCGCCGGCCGAATTGACCGTGATCGACGAGACGCCATCGGCGTTGGAGGAAATCCTCGGCAGCGACAATCTCACGCTGGCCGATCGCAAGACCGAGCTTGAAGCCGCGCTGACCGACGATATCGACGACCAGCTGCTGCCGATCTTCGTCGAGGAGGCCGACGAGCTGTTGCCAGCGGTTGGCGCACAGTTGCGCGGCCTGCACCAGGGCGATGCCCATCAGGCCGACGAGCTCAAGCGGACCTTGCACACGCTCAAGGGTAGCGCGCGGATGTCGGGTGCCATGCGCATCGGCGAGGCGACGCACCGGATGGAGTCGCGGCTGCTGGCCACCGGCGAAACGCTGTCACAGGCGCTGCTCGACGAGCTGGAGCTCGATTACGATCTGATTTCCTCGTTGTTCGACGATCTGACCGGCCGCGGCAAACCTGCGCCGGCACAGGCCACGGCCGCACCGCAAGCGATGCCGGGCCTGGCCCAGCCGACTGCCGCCATGCCGCAGACGGTGGTGGCGGGCCTTGCCGATCCGGAAGCCAAGGCAACGATCCGCGTGAAATCGGAACTGGTCGACGAACTCGTCAACCAGGCCGGTGAAGTGTCGATCGCCCGCGCGCGGATCGAATCGGAAATGCTGGCGCTCAAGAGCTCGCTGCTCGATCTCACGGAAAACGTGACCCGCCTGCGTGGCCAGATGCGCGAACTGGAAATCCAGGCCGAATCGCAGATGCAGGCCCGGGTGAAGGAATTCGAGGGCAAGCACGAGAACTTCGACCCGCTGGAGTTTGACCGCTTCACCCGCCTACAGGAAGTGACGCGTTTCATCACTGAAAGCGTGAATGACGTCTCGACCATCCAGCAGAACCTGCTGAAGAACCTGGACGAATCGTCGCTGGCGCTGACCGCGCAGGCGCGGATGACCAAGGAGCTGCAGCAGAGCCTGATGCGGGTGCGCATGGTGCCGTTTGGCAGCGTGTCCGATCGCCTGTATCGGCTGATTCGCCAGACCGGCAAGGAAGTGGGCAAGAAGGTCAACCTGGAACTCAAGGGTGGCCGCGTCGAGATCGACCGTTCGGTGCTGGAAAAGATGGTGTCGCCGTTCGAGCATATGCTGCGCAACGCCATCGACCACGGCCTTGAGACCACCGACGAGCGCCTGGCTGCCGGCAAGGCTGAGTTCGGTGAAATCCAGCTCGAGGTGCGCCAGGAAGGCAACGAGCTGGTGCTGACGATCAGGGATGATGGCCGTGGCCTCAATCTGGAGAAGATCCGTGCCAAGGGTCTGGAACGCAACCTGATCACGCCCGAGCAGAAGCTCAACGAGCGCGATCTGATGCAGCTGATCTTCGAGCCGGGCTTCTCCACCGCTTCCGCGGTGACACAGCTCTCCGGCCGTGGCATCGGTATGGATGTGGTCAAGAACGAAATCAGCAACCTCGGCGGCCGCATCGAGGTGGGCAGCGTGATTGGCCAGGGCACCACCTTCACCATTCACCTGCCGTTGACGCTGGCCGTCACTCAGGTGCTGTTGGTGAAGGCAGGCACTCGCCTCTATGCGATTCCGTCGGTGATGATCGAGCAGGTCCAGGAACTGAAGCAGGAGGCGCTGGCCCACCTGTACGAGACGCGTTCGGCCGAGTGGCTGGGGTCGAGCTACCCGTTCGCCTACTTCCCGCGCCTGCTGGGCGACGGCGAGACCGTGCCGGAACAGAAGCGCTTCTCCACCGTGCTGCTGCTGCGTGCCGGTGCCAGCCGCATGGCGCTGCACGTCGACGAGCTGGTGAAGAACGTTGAAGTCGTGGTCAAGGCCATCGGCCCGCAGCTCGCCCGGATCTCGGGTGTGGCTGGTGCCACCGTGCTGGGTAACGGCGACATCGTGCTGATCCTGAACCCGATCGCGTTGCTGGATCGCGGTGAAGTGGCTGCGGGTGGTGGATCGATCGGCCAAGCGGCGCCGGAGCAGTTGCAGACGTCACCGGTGGTGATGGTGGTCGACGATTCGCTGACGGTGCGCAAGATCACCGGCCGCCTGCTGGCGCGCGAAGGCTATCAGGTGGTGACGGCCAAGGATGGGGTCGATGGCCTGCAGCAGCTGGGCGACGTGAAGCCGGCGGTGATGCTGGTCGATATCGAGATGCCGCGGATGGATGGTTTCGAATTCACCCGCAACGTACGTGCCAACGAAGGCACGCGCGATATCCCGATCATCATGATCACCTCGCGCACCGCGGACAAGCACAAGAACTATGCGTTCGATCTGGGCGTGAACGTGTTCCTGGGCAAACCGTACCAGGAAGACGAACTGCTGGGGCATATCCGTCACTTCGTGGCGCAGCAGTAAAGAAAACAAGGGGCGATTAAGTCGCCCCTTGTTGTTTCTACGCGCCGAATGTACTGCCAACGGATTGCCCGAGCCTCGTGCCTATCGTCGTTGTTTCCGGGTGGCTGCCCGGCTTCAAGAAAGTCGCTCACACCGAGGTGCTGCAGCGCCATGCCGGCATGTCGCTCATTGCGGCGAAGTCGTTCACCGACTGCATCCTGGCGGGAGAGCAGGTCTGGTTCGAGGTTGCGCAATGGGCGGATGCCGTGTCGATTGCGGCTCGATTGTTTGAGCTGGGGGCGATTGCCCAGGCCCGGCCTGATTGATCGTGCTGCGCAGTGGCAAACAAAAAGGGCAGGATTCCTGCCCTTTTTGTTTGCCAACTTGAGAACCCTACTTCTTGGCCGGTGCCGCCGGTTTGGCGGCGGGCTTGCTGCCACGCTCCTTGGCGAGCAACTCGTCAATCACCTGGAACACGCGGCTGTCCTCGGTGCCGACCATGCTGGGTGACGTCACGTACTTGCCGTTGACGATGAAGGTCGGCACGCCCTCGATCTTGTAGTCCTGCGCGGCCTGCGACAGCTTGGCCAGCGACACGCCCATGGAGAAGCCGTTGTACGCGGCCTTGAACTTGGCCTGATCGATGCCCTGCTTCTTCACCCAATCGAACAGCGTATCGGCGCGGCGCAGCTCAATGCGATCGGTCTGCACGGCGCGGAACACCGGCATGGCGTACTTTTCGCCGATGCCCATCTGTTCCAGCGCGACGAAGATCTTGGCATGGCCTTCCAGATCGCTGCGGCCGGGCCACATCACGTGCACGCGGCGGAAGTTCACGTCGGCGGGCAGCTTCTTGGCCCACGTCTCGACATAGGGCTCGACTGCGAAGCAGTGCGGGCAGCCGTACCAGAAGAATTCGACCACTTCGAGCTTGCCCGGCTTGGCGACCGGCTGTGGCTTGGCCAGCCGCTTGTATTCCTTGCCTTCGGTCGCGGCAAACGTCAGCGAAGCCGCCAACAGGCCGGCTGCGAGCACACCCCACTTCAACATCCGAGCAAACATCGTTACTCCCCTTTTGGTCTTGGTATCAGTTGCCGCGCACCACGGTGCCATCGACGCCATTGTTCTTCAACAGTTCGCGTGTTCTTTCCAGATCGCCGAGGCTGTTGAACGGACCAATGCGTACCCGGTGCCATACGCCCTTGTCCGGCACGTCCGCTGTGTAGATCGATGCCTCGACACTGACGAGCGCGAGTTTGGCCTTTAGGTTGTCGGCATCCTGCTCGTTCTGGAACGCGCCCACCTGCAGGTAGGTGCCCTTGGGCGCCTCGACCTTGGCCGGGACGCTGGCCTCGGGGGCCGGGACCGGGCTGGGCGCGGACGTCGGTTTGGCGTCTTGCCCTTCGGAGAGTTCCGGCAGCACCTTGTAGAAGTCGAAGTTGGTCTGGGTGTCGCCCTCTTTGTCGCTGCCCGGGCGCAGCACTTCCGGACCCTTGCCAGCAGGAGCAGAGGCATTGCCCACGGCATCCGGCGGGGTTTCCTTACCGGCACTACTGAACGGGTTGCTGCCGCGGTTCAGGTAGAACGCCAGCACCACGGCGGCGAGCACGCCGGCCAACAGGCCGATCAACAGCCCGGTCAGCAGCGACGAACCGCCGCCACCGGAACCGCTACTGCGGGAACGCTTCATGTCCTTGCTCATTGCCTCGCCTTTGTTCCTAGTCACTGCGCGTGCCTGTGGTCAAGCGCGGGATTATACGGCGGATCGCTGGTGCTGGGCGGCGCGGCGTGCGCAATCTGGATCACAAGCTGCTGTTATTGCTGCAGTGCGGTGCTGCGGACCGTATAATCGCGACCGTTCAAAAGCTCGCTCTGGGATGTCGTCATGCAGGATAACGCCAACAAGACTTGGTCCGGCCGCTTCAACGAGCCCGTGTCGGAACTCGTCAAGCGCTACACCGCGTCCGTTTCATTCGACAAGCGCATGGCCGAGGTCGACATCCAGGGCTCGCTGGCGCATGCCACCATGCTGAACAAGGTGGGTGTGCTGTCCGCAGAGGATCTGCGCGCCATCCAGGGCGGCATGGCCGACATCCTCGACGACATCCGCCACGGCAGCTTCGACTGGTCGCTCGATCTCGAAGACGTGCACATGAACGTCGAGCGTCGCCTCACCGAGAAGATCGGCGATGCCGGCAAGCGGCTGCACACCGGCCGTTCGCGCAACGACCAGGTTGCCACCGATATCCGTCTCTACCTGCGCGGCGCCATCGATACGCTGGTCGGCCTCGTCGGCGAACTGCAGGGCTCGCTGTTGGAGCTGGCCGACAAGCACGCCACTACCGTGATGCCGGGTTTCACCCACCTGCAAGTGGCGCAGCCGGTCACCTTTGGCCATCACATGCTGGCCTATGTGGAGATGCTGGGCCGCGATGCCGAGCGTCTTGCCGATTGCCGCCGCCGCGTGAATCGCATGCCGCTGGGCTCGGCAGCGCTCGCCGGCACCACCTTCCCGGTTGATCGCCGCTACACCGCAGAGCTGCTCGGCTTCGAGGCCGTGTGCGAGAACTCGCTCGATGCGGTGTCCGATCGCGACTTCGCCATCGAATTCACTGCCGCCGCCGCGCTGACGATGACCCATCTGTCGCGGCTGTCGGAAGAACTGATCCTGTGGATGAGCCCGCGCTTCGGCTTTATCGACATCGCCGACCGCTTCTGTACCGGCAGCTCGATCATGCCGCAGAAGAAGAACCCGGACGTGCCGGAGCTGGTGCGGGGCAAGACCGGCCGCGTCAACGGCAGCCTGATCTCGCTGCTCACGTTGATGAAGGGCCAGCCGCTGGCGTACAACAAGGACAATCAGGAAGACAAGGAGCCGCTGTTCGATACCGTCGACACGCTGACCGACACCCTGCGCATCTACGCCGACATGATGCGCGGCGTGACGGTGAAGCCGGAAGCGATGGAACGCGCTGCCCGCCAGGGCTTCGCCACTGCGACCGACCTCGCCGATTACCTGGTGAAGAAGGGCCTGCCGTTCCGTGATGCACACGAGGCTGTCGCGCTCGCGGTGCGCTATGCCGAGGAAAAGCGCAAGGATCTGTCGGATCTGACCCTGGTCGAGCTGCAGAGCTTCTCGCCATTGATCGGCAGCGACATCTTCGAGGTACTCACGCTCGAAGGCAGCCTTGCCGCGCGTGACCACGTCGGCGGCACCGCGCCGAACCAGGTGCGGATGCAGGTGGCCCGCTGGCGCGAGAAGCTGGTTGGCTGATCACCCGGTATCGCCGAAATACCCGATAGCCCCGCCACCGCGCGGGGCTTATCGTTTGCCCGGGAGAACATCATGCATATCACCTGGACCTGGCGCGCGCTTGCCGATTTTGACGCCTTAACGCTGTTCGACTACCTGCGGCTGCGGCAGGACGTTTTCGTGGTCGAGCAGACCTGCGCCTACCCGGATATGGACGACTACGATGCGCCATCTCTGCACCTGACCGGGCATGATGACGCCGGCCGGCTGCTTGGATGCCTGCGGCTGGTGCCACCGGGACTCAAGTACGCTGAGCCCTCGCTCGGCCGCGTGGTGATCGCGCCGGTGGCACGCGGCACCGGCATGGGCCACCTGCTGATCGCTGAGGCGCTGCGCCAGGCCGCTGCACGCTACCCTGGCCAAGGCCAGCGCATCGGCGCGCAGGCCCACCTCGAACGCTTCTACGGTCGGCACGGCTTCATCCGGACCGGTGACGAATACGACGAGGATGGCATCGCCCACATCGACATGGTGATCGATGCAGCGGCGATGGCCCGTTACGCGCCGGCTTGATCCGGCCTCAATTCTTCCACTTGATGTTGCAGCCTACGCTGGGCAGCTGCTCGGTCAGCGGCGGCTCGCCTGCGACCAGCGTGGCGACGGCCGCGCGGATGGCATTGCCAGTGGCGGGTGCGCCGCCAGGGCGGGAGTCGTCGAACTGGCCGCGATAGACCAGCTTGCCGTGTGCGTCGAACAGGTAGAGATCGGGCGTGCAGGCCGCGTCGAACGCCCGGGCGACGGCCTGGCTCTCGTCATAGAGATAGGGGAAGGTGTAGCCGTGCTCGGCGGCATGCGTGACCATCAGTTCGGGCGCATCGGCCGGATAGCTCGCGACATCGTTCGACGAGATCGCCACCATGCCGACGCCCTGCGCTGCGAACTCCGCGCCGAGTGGTGCCAGTGCCGCGTTGATGTGCTTCACGTACGGGCAGTGGTTGCAGATGAAGATCACGAACAGCCCCTTGGGGCCGGGCAATGCTGCGTGGCGATGAATGCGGCCTTCGCCGTCGGGCAGTTCGAAGCCGGGGAGGTGGCTGCCCAGCGGCAGCATGGTGGAGGGGGTGAGGGCCATGAGGTGTCCTTTGGTGAAATCGGGGTGAGGCGTTGATCGGTTAGTCCGGCATCGGCAGTGCCTGCGTTTCCTTCACTTCTTCCATCACGATATAGCTGCGCGATTCGGCGGCGCCGGGCAGGCGCAACAGGATGTCACCCAGGAGGCGCCGGTAGTGCGTCATGTCCGGCAGTCTGGCCTTGAGCAGGTAGTCGAAATCACCGGCGATCAGGTGGCACTCCAGCACTTCGGGAATGGTGGCCACGGTGCGGCGAAAGTCGTCGAAGATCTCGCCGGATTTGTGCGAGAGCTTGAGCTCGACGAACACCAGCAGCGGGGCGTCGAGCTTCTGTGGGTTGAGCCGGGCGTGGTATCCGGTGATGACCCCGGATTCCTCCAGCCGTTTCACCCGTTCGGCGCATGGCGTGGCGGTGAGGCCGACGCGTTCGGCGAGCTCGGTGATCGACAGCCGCGCGTTGGCCTGCAGCGCCTTGAGGATCTTGTAGTCGATGCGGTCGAGCTCGCGCCCGGTTTTGTATTGGGTTCTCATCGATAAACCTCCGAAAAACCGTTCATCATCAGAGAAAAGCACTGAGTGTTGGTCAATATACTCGGAGTATCAACTATGCGCATCGCATCCGAGGTGGACCATGAAAGTCACGGTGATCGGCGCCGGCGTGGTGGGGGTCACAGCCGCTTGGTATCTGCGGCAGTCCGGCTGCGAGGTGACGGTGCTGGAGCGGCATGCCGCGCCAGCGGAGGAAACCAGCTATGCCAATGCCGGCCAGGTTTCGCCCGGCTATGCGGCGCCGTGGGCGGCGCCTGGCGTGCCGCTGAAGGCGATGAAGTGGCTGTTGCAGCGTCATGCGCCGCTACGCATCCGGCCTGATGGCAGCCTGTTCCAGCTGGCCTGGATGGCGCGGATGCTGGCCAATTGCACGCCGGCTGCGTACGAGCGCAACAAATCGCGCATGGTGGCGCTGGCCGAATACAGCCGCGACGAACTGCGGCGGCTGCGTGATGGCCTCGGCATCGGCTACGAGGCGCGCAGCCTTGGTACGCTGCAGCTGCTGCGTAGCGCGGCGCAGATGGAAGGTGCCCGGCGCGATGCGGCCATTCTCGCGAACCTCGGCGTCCCGCATCGGCTGCTCGATGTGGACGAGCTCGCCGAGGTGGAACCGGCGCTCGAGCGCGTGTCCGGCAAGCTCGCTGGCGGCCTGCAGATGCCCAACGACGAAACCGGCGATTGCCGCTTGTTCACACAGCAGCTGGAAACCGCGGCAAGGGCAGCGGGCGTCGATTTCCGCTATCTGGTCGATGTCGAGCGGCTGATCGTCGAGCGCGGCCGCGTCACCGGCATTGAGCTGGACGATGGCGAGGCGCTGGCCACTGATGCGTTGGTGATTGCCGCCGGCTGCGCCAGCCGCGTGCTGGCTGCACCGTTGGGGCTGGATCTGCCGGTGTACCCGGTCAAGGGCTATTCACTGACCATGCCGCTGGCACACCATGCCGCCGATCCCGATGCGGCGCCGCGCTCCACCGTGCTTGATGAAACCTACAAGATCGCGCTGACCCGCTTTGATGATCGCCTGCGCGTGGGCGGCATGGCCGAACTGGTCGGCCATGATCGCCGGCTCGATCCGGCGCGCGTCGCCACATTGCAGATGGTCACCCGCGATCTGTTCCCCGATGCCGGCGATCCGGAACAGGCCGAGGCTTGGACCGGCTTGCGGCCGATGACGCCGGACGGCACGCCACTGGTGTGCGGCACAACACTGCGCAATGTGTTCCTCAACACCGGCCACGGCACGCTGGGCTGGACCATGGCCTGCGGTTCGGGCCGGGTGGTTGCCGACCTCGTCACCGGCCGGGTGCCGGAAATCGATGTGGCTGGCCTGTCGCTGGCGCGTTACCAGCGCCCCGATGCGGCGCCACGCCCGGTACCGCAGGGTGGCCGGCAGCCGGCGCATGCCTGAGGTCGGCAGACGCGCAGGATTAGCGGCCGATACGGCGCCAGTGCTCGTATTCGACGCAGACGCCGTTTTCCCAGCGCTCGTTGTGCCAGTCGTCACCGTCCACCCGGGCGCGGAACACGTAAGGACGCATGGCCTCGGCGGGAAACGTGCCCATGTCCGGGGTCTCGGTGTATTGCTCGCCGTCGAGCACGTAGCGGCCGCTGCCGGCAGACCAGAACTTTTCGCCCTGATGGCTCACGAAGGTGAAATGGCCCCCGGCCAAGAGCTTGCGCGAGCGCATGCCGAGGCTTTCGTAGTGCAGCGTTTCGCCGTTGTCGTCGCAGCGTCCGCCCACAAGCTCCCAGGCGCCGTCTAAAGGGGTGGACATCGTGTGTGCTCCTGCCATCTGAAAGCCGTCAACTTATGCCTGCGTCGTTCCGTTGCCCATTGCCCAAATTGCCCTCTCGCAATCCGCGCTGTTTCAGATGCTGCCCGGTTACGGTTTCGGGCGCTTGGCAAGCAGCGTATCGAGCGCGCGGGCGAAGGCCTGGCGGTCCGACTGGCTGAGGCCGGCAGGGCCGCCGGTTTCGACGCCGGCATCGCGCAGCCCTTGCATGAAATCACGCAGGTTGAGGCGCTCGCGGATGTTCTCCGGGGTGAGGCGTTCGCCGCGTGGGTCCAGCACCAGGGCGCCACGTTCGATCACGGCGCTGGCGAGGGGGATGTCGGCGGTGATCACCAGATCACCCGCCGCTACGCGCCGCACGATCTCGTCGTCGGCCACATCGAAGCCGTGCGGTACCTGCAGGGCGACGATCCATGGCGACGGCGGCACGGCCAGCAGTTGGTTGGCGATCAGCGTGGTACGCACCGCTGTGCGCTCGGCGGCGCGGAACAGGATGTCCTTGATCACGCGGGGGCAGGCGTCGGCATCGACCCAGATCTGCATGGCTTATTCCTTGGCGGCGGCGTGGCCCAGCCGCTCGGCTTGTTGTGGCTGGCGGAACCAGTCGGTGAGAAAGTCCACCAGCGCGCGCACCTTGGCCGGTTGCGGCAGGCGTTGCGGGTAGATCAGGTAGAGGGGCTGCGCGGGCAGCTGGTAGTCGGGCAGCAAGCGTTGCAGGCGGCCACCGGCGACATCGGCGGCGACGAGATAGGCAGGGATGCGCAGCGCGCCGCTACCGCGCAGCGCCAGGTTGCGCAGCAGTTGGTAATCATTGGCGCGCAATGCCACCGGCCCGGCGGCGCTGTGCAGTATGCCACCACGTGATAGCGGCCACGGCAGGTCCTGGCGGAAGAAGCTGTTGGCAAGGCAGGGCCACGCAGTGAGGTCGGCCGGGTGTTGCGGTACGCCGAGATGGGCAACGAGTTCGGGGGCGGCCACCAGCCAGTCCTGCGCCATGGCGAGCGGCCTGGCGACCAGCCGCTCAGGCGGCGGCAGATGCGAGCGGATCGCGGCATCGAAGCCGTCCGCTTCCAGATCACGCACCTCGCGGCTGAGGTCGAGCTCGATCTGCAGTCCGGGGTGGCGCTCATGCAGCGCGGCCAGTGCATCGGCCATGAACACACCGCCGAAGCTCGTCGGCACCGTCAGCCGCACGGTGCCGGCCACCGCCCGTCCCAGCTCGGCGATCGCCTGGCGTGCGGCGCTGAGCCCGGCGCCCCAATCGCGGCAATGCGCGAGATAGAGCTGCCCCGCCTCGGTGAGCGACAGCTTGCGCGTGCTGCGATACAGCAGTTGTGTGCCGAGCAGCGCCTCCAGCTGCGCGACCTGCTTGCTGACCAGCGCCTTGGAGCAGGCAAGCGCAGCGGCGGCGGCGGTGAAGCTGCCGTGCTCGGCGACCGCGGCAAAGGCGATTGCCCACTGCATCTGTTGCCCGGCGCTCGAGATTGTTTCCATTTGGTTGACGATATGTTCGATTGTGGGCCGATTATCGCGCGGTGTGGCGAGGAATAACATGGTTTCCGTCAACAACAAGGAGCAGCACCATGCGTATCCTCATCATCGGTGCCCACGGCACACTGGGCCAGGCCATCACCCGCGAACTCAGCAATCATGAACTCGTCACCGCCGGCCGCAGCAATGGCGATCTGCGGGTCGACATCAAGGACGCGGACAGCGTGGCGCGGATGTACCGCGAGGCCGGGCCGCTCGACGCGGTGGTGATCGCGGCCGGTGGCGGCGTGATGGCACCGCTGGCCGAGTTCACCGTCGAGCAATACCGCGCCTCGTTCAACGACAAGCTGCTGGGCCAGGTGAACGTGGTGCTGGCGGGCCAGCATGTGCTGAATGACGGCGGCAGCTTCACGCTGACCAGCGGCATCCTGTCGCACGAGCCGATTCCACTCGGCAGTGCCATGACCATGGGCTCGGCCGCGATCGATGCCTTTGCCGTCGCCGCGGCCATCGAGCTGCCGCGTGGCCTGCGCATCAACGTGGTCAGCCCCGGCATGCTGGTGGAATCGCTGCCGGTCTACGGCGACTACCTGCGCGGCTTCGAGCCAGTGCCGGCCGCGCGCGCCGCATTGGCGTTCCGCCGCAGCGTGGAAGGGCGTGACACTGGCCGGGTCTACCGCGTGTATTGAGCGTCGGCGTCAGTCCGCAGTGATGTCCAGGGCCTGCGGATTGCGCCGGATCATGAAACGCTCCGGCGTCGGATAGGCCTCGAAGCCGAAGCGGCGATAGAGCGGCTGCGCATCGCCGGTGAGCAGATAACCATTGGCTACCCGTTCCAGCAACGGGTGCGCCAACAGTTGCTGCACCAGCTTGCTGGCAATGCCACGGCCGCGCCAGGCTTCATCGACGTAGATGTCGGCCAAGTAAAGAAAGCGCACCGTATCGCTGACCGCGCGGCCATACCCGACCTGTTCGCCACCGACGTAGGCGCTGATCACCACGGTCGAGGCTCGTGCGCCCTGCTCGACATGGCGCCGGCTGATGCCGGGCGACCAGTAGCTGCTGGCGAGCCAGCCTGTTATGCGCGGCCAGTCCATGCGATCAAGGTCGGTGGTGAATTGGATATCCATTGCGGTTCATGATCCTGGG
This region of Chitinolyticbacter meiyuanensis genomic DNA includes:
- a CDS encoding thiol:disulfide interchange protein DsbA/DsbL, giving the protein MFARMLKWGVLAAGLLAASLTFAATEGKEYKRLAKPQPVAKPGKLEVVEFFWYGCPHCFAVEPYVETWAKKLPADVNFRRVHVMWPGRSDLEGHAKIFVALEQMGIGEKYAMPVFRAVQTDRIELRRADTLFDWVKKQGIDQAKFKAAYNGFSMGVSLAKLSQAAQDYKIEGVPTFIVNGKYVTSPSMVGTEDSRVFQVIDELLAKERGSKPAAKPAAPAKK
- a CDS encoding SPOR domain-containing protein; amino-acid sequence: MKRSRSSGSGGGGSSLLTGLLIGLLAGVLAAVVLAFYLNRGSNPFSSAGKETPPDAVGNASAPAGKGPEVLRPGSDKEGDTQTNFDFYKVLPELSEGQDAKPTSAPSPVPAPEASVPAKVEAPKGTYLQVGAFQNEQDADNLKAKLALVSVEASIYTADVPDKGVWHRVRIGPFNSLGDLERTRELLKNNGVDGTVVRGN
- the argH gene encoding argininosuccinate lyase codes for the protein MQDNANKTWSGRFNEPVSELVKRYTASVSFDKRMAEVDIQGSLAHATMLNKVGVLSAEDLRAIQGGMADILDDIRHGSFDWSLDLEDVHMNVERRLTEKIGDAGKRLHTGRSRNDQVATDIRLYLRGAIDTLVGLVGELQGSLLELADKHATTVMPGFTHLQVAQPVTFGHHMLAYVEMLGRDAERLADCRRRVNRMPLGSAALAGTTFPVDRRYTAELLGFEAVCENSLDAVSDRDFAIEFTAAAALTMTHLSRLSEELILWMSPRFGFIDIADRFCTGSSIMPQKKNPDVPELVRGKTGRVNGSLISLLTLMKGQPLAYNKDNQEDKEPLFDTVDTLTDTLRIYADMMRGVTVKPEAMERAARQGFATATDLADYLVKKGLPFRDAHEAVALAVRYAEEKRKDLSDLTLVELQSFSPLIGSDIFEVLTLEGSLAARDHVGGTAPNQVRMQVARWREKLVG
- a CDS encoding GNAT family N-acetyltransferase — its product is MHITWTWRALADFDALTLFDYLRLRQDVFVVEQTCAYPDMDDYDAPSLHLTGHDDAGRLLGCLRLVPPGLKYAEPSLGRVVIAPVARGTGMGHLLIAEALRQAAARYPGQGQRIGAQAHLERFYGRHGFIRTGDEYDEDGIAHIDMVIDAAAMARYAPA
- a CDS encoding thioredoxin family protein produces the protein MALTPSTMLPLGSHLPGFELPDGEGRIHRHAALPGPKGLFVIFICNHCPYVKHINAALAPLGAEFAAQGVGMVAISSNDVASYPADAPELMVTHAAEHGYTFPYLYDESQAVARAFDAACTPDLYLFDAHGKLVYRGQFDDSRPGGAPATGNAIRAAVATLVAGEPPLTEQLPSVGCNIKWKN
- a CDS encoding Lrp/AsnC ligand binding domain-containing protein; the encoded protein is MRTQYKTGRELDRIDYKILKALQANARLSITELAERVGLTATPCAERVKRLEESGVITGYHARLNPQKLDAPLLVFVELKLSHKSGEIFDDFRRTVATIPEVLECHLIAGDFDYLLKARLPDMTHYRRLLGDILLRLPGAAESRSYIVMEEVKETQALPMPD
- a CDS encoding D-amino acid dehydrogenase; this encodes MKVTVIGAGVVGVTAAWYLRQSGCEVTVLERHAAPAEETSYANAGQVSPGYAAPWAAPGVPLKAMKWLLQRHAPLRIRPDGSLFQLAWMARMLANCTPAAYERNKSRMVALAEYSRDELRRLRDGLGIGYEARSLGTLQLLRSAAQMEGARRDAAILANLGVPHRLLDVDELAEVEPALERVSGKLAGGLQMPNDETGDCRLFTQQLETAARAAGVDFRYLVDVERLIVERGRVTGIELDDGEALATDALVIAAGCASRVLAAPLGLDLPVYPVKGYSLTMPLAHHAADPDAAPRSTVLDETYKIALTRFDDRLRVGGMAELVGHDRRLDPARVATLQMVTRDLFPDAGDPEQAEAWTGLRPMTPDGTPLVCGTTLRNVFLNTGHGTLGWTMACGSGRVVADLVTGRVPEIDVAGLSLARYQRPDAAPRPVPQGGRQPAHA
- a CDS encoding YaiI/YqxD family protein yields the protein MQIWVDADACPRVIKDILFRAAERTAVRTTLIANQLLAVPPSPWIVALQVPHGFDVADDEIVRRVAAGDLVITADIPLASAVIERGALVLDPRGERLTPENIRERLNLRDFMQGLRDAGVETGGPAGLSQSDRQAFARALDTLLAKRPKP
- a CDS encoding LysR family transcriptional regulator → METISSAGQQMQWAIAFAAVAEHGSFTAAAAALACSKALVSKQVAQLEALLGTQLLYRSTRKLSLTEAGQLYLAHCRDWGAGLSAARQAIAELGRAVAGTVRLTVPTSFGGVFMADALAALHERHPGLQIELDLSREVRDLEADGFDAAIRSHLPPPERLVARPLAMAQDWLVAAPELVAHLGVPQHPADLTAWPCLANSFFRQDLPWPLSRGGILHSAAGPVALRANDYQLLRNLALRGSGALRIPAYLVAADVAGGRLQRLLPDYQLPAQPLYLIYPQRLPQPAKVRALVDFLTDWFRQPQQAERLGHAAAKE
- a CDS encoding short chain dehydrogenase — protein: MRILIIGAHGTLGQAITRELSNHELVTAGRSNGDLRVDIKDADSVARMYREAGPLDAVVIAAGGGVMAPLAEFTVEQYRASFNDKLLGQVNVVLAGQHVLNDGGSFTLTSGILSHEPIPLGSAMTMGSAAIDAFAVAAAIELPRGLRINVVSPGMLVESLPVYGDYLRGFEPVPAARAALAFRRSVEGRDTGRVYRVY
- a CDS encoding GNAT family N-acetyltransferase; its protein translation is MDIQFTTDLDRMDWPRITGWLASSYWSPGISRRHVEQGARASTVVISAYVGGEQVGYGRAVSDTVRFLYLADIYVDEAWRGRGIASKLVQQLLAHPLLERVANGYLLTGDAQPLYRRFGFEAYPTPERFMIRRNPQALDITAD